One genomic region from Leishmania braziliensis MHOM/BR/75/M2904 complete genome, chromosome 35 encodes:
- a CDS encoding putative threonyl-tRNA synthetase has translation MSGKKKATEATVNLATLMEPDFWKQRVEIFEQLWQQQQNRYESMKAPIKVTLPDGKVMDAESWVTRPLDIAKCLSNSLPDKVIVARVNEALWDLTRPLEGDCHLELLDWDDEDAHEVFWHSSSHVLGYALERIFDTKLSVGPALKEGGFFYEGLTNRPVSESDYKAIESAMQELVKQKMPYQRLEVSKEDALRLFGYTEFKSKILASKVPDGGTCTVYRCGMLIDPCRGPHLPDTGRVKAFAVTKNSSSYFEGKAENEVLQRVYGISFPKNIMLTEWKMIQEEAAKRDHRVIGRQQNLFTFNEVSPGSAFWLPHGARIYNTLVEFLRKKYRRCGFQEVISPNMYSSKLWMVSGHWEKYADNMFCTKCEKEDFGLKPMNCPGHCIMFASQPHSYRELPIRYADFGVLHRNELSGALTGLTRVRRFQQDDAHIFCRMDQITDEMEGQMQFLSDVYGVLGFKFYFYHSTRPANKLGSDALWDQSESYLRAALNRFCGIPEELPDPLRPDQRFCYDGKPESVKKMKILMKKVEHSEDPNAWKGPTNGGEGWIENAGDGAFYGPKIDIVVEDALRRRHQCATIQLDFNLPSRFGLKYTLPAAEKEEVAAASMEKRKHTDPAPTTASPPAAADDESKPKLSTYEAAVRDLGIDLELDANQARPVMIHRAILGSLERSIAILCEHFGGDWPFWLSPRQVMVVPVSASNYGYAQKVRDTMHDAGFYADVDNGAATLDKKIRNSEKARYNFILVVGQQEQDATSVNIRARGERRLGNKSLAEVVQWFTEMADTHSRGF, from the coding sequence ATGTCtggaaagaagaaggcgacggAGGCGACCGTGAATTTGGCCACCCTGATGGAGCCGGACTTCTGGAAGCAACGCGTCGAAATCTTCgagcagctgtggcagcagcagcagaaccGCTATGAGTCGATGAAAGCCCCGATCAAGGTGACCCTGCCGGATGGAAAGGTGATGGACGCCGAGAGCTGGGTTACGCGCCCGCTGGACATCGCAAAATGCCTGTCCAACTCGCTGCCGGACAAGGTCATTGTCGCCCGTGTGAACGAGGCGCTGTGGGACTTGACGCGGCCACTCGAGGGTGACTGCCACTTGGAGCTGCTGGACtgggacgacgaggatgcaCATGAGGTATTCTGGCACAGCTCCTCGCACGTGCTCGGCTACGCGCTGGAGCGCATCTTTGATACGAAGCTCTCCGTCGGCCCGGCGCTGAAGGAGGGTGGCTTCTTTTATGAGGGCCTCACCAACCGCCCGGTGTCCGAGTCGGACTACAAGGCGATCGAGTCGGCCATGCAGGAGCTGGTGAAGCAGAAGATGCCCTACCAGCGTCTCGAAGTGTCAAAGGAGGACGCCCTGAGACTCTTCGGATACACGGAGTTCAAGAGCAAGATCCTGGCGAGCAAGGTGCCGGACGGGGGCACGTGCACCGTGTACCGGTGCGGTATGCTCATTGACCCGTGCCGTGGTCCCCACCTCCCGGACACGGGCCGCGTCAAGGCCTTTGCTGTAACTAAGAACTCCTCCTCTTACTTTGAAGGCAAGGCAGAGAatgaggtgctgcagcgcgtgtACGGCATTTCATTCCCGAAGAACATCATGTTAACTGAGTGGAAGATGATCCAGGAGGAGGCTGCGAAGCGGGACCATCGCGTGATTGGCCGCCAGCAGAACCTCTTCACCTTCAACGAGGTCTCACCTGGCAGCGCCTTCTGGCTGCCGCACGGTGCACGCATCTACAACACTCTCGTGGAGTTCCTGCGCAAGAAGTATCGCCGCTGCGGTTTCCAAGAGGTTATCTCGCCCAACATGTACTCCTCCAAGCTGTGGATGGTGTCGGGCCACTGGGAAAAGTACGCCGACAACATGTTCTGCACAAAATGTGAGAAGGAGGACTTTGGCCTGAAGCCGATGAATTGCCCGGGCCACTGTATCATGTTCGCGTCACAGCCGCACTCGTACAGGGAGCTGCCGATTCGCTACGCAGACTTTGGCGTGTTGCACCGTAACGAGCTGAGCGGTGCCTTGACGGGACTGACCCGCGTGCGTCGTTTCCAGCAGGACGATGCGCACATCTTCTGCCGGATGGACCAGATCACAGATGAGATGGAGGGCCAGATGCAGTTCCTCAGCGACGTTTATGGCGTGCTGGGCTTCAAGTTCTACTTTTACCACTCCACCCGTCCCGCAAACAAGCTTGGCTCTGACGCGCTCTGGGATCAGTCGGAGTCGTATCTGCGCGCCGCGCTGAACCGGTTCTGTGGCATTCCGGAGGAGTTGCCGGACCCGTTGCGCCCCGATCAGCGTTTCTGCTACGACGGCAAGCCGGAGTCAGTCAAGAAGATGAAGATACTTATGAAGAAGGTGGAGCACAGCGAGGACCCCAACGCCTGGAAGGGGCCGACCAACGGCGGCGAGGGCTGGATTGAAAATGCTGGCGATGGCGCCTTCTACGGCCCCAAGATCGACATTGTGGTCGaggacgcgctgcgccgccgccaccagtgCGCCACGATTCAGCTAGACTTCAACCTGCCGAGTCGCTTTGGCCTCAAGTACACCCTTCCCGCcgcggagaaagaggaggtggcggcggcctcgaTGGAGAAGCGGAAGCACACCGATCCTGCTCCGACCACCGCTTCGCCACCGGCCGCAGCGGATGACGAGAGCAAGCCGAAGCTCAGCACGTACGAGGCTGCCGTGCGTGACCTTGGCATCGACCTGGAGCTGGACGCCAACCAGGCCCGCCCCGTCATGATCCACCGCGCCATTCTCGGTTCCTTGGAGCGCTCGATTGCCATTCTGTGCGAGCACTTTGGCGGCGACTGGCCATTCTGGCTAAGCCCCCGCcaggtgatggtggtgcctGTCTCGGCCTCCAACTACGGGTATGCGCAGAAGGTGCGCGACACGATGCACGATGCGGGCTTCTACGCGGACGTCGACAACGGTGCCGCCACGCTGGACAAGAAGATCCGCAATTCGGAGAAGGCGCGCTACAACTTCATCCTTGTCGTGGGTCAGCAGGAGCAGGACGCGACCAGTGTCAACAtccgcgcgcgcggcgaGAGGCGACTGGGAAATAAATCGCTGGCGGAGGTCGTTCAGTGGTTCACGGAGATGGCGGACACGCATAGCAGAGGGTTCTAG